A stretch of the Porifericola rhodea genome encodes the following:
- a CDS encoding O-antigen ligase family protein gives MDGIDNSKSSQSFNIAYKLLLILLLTRFFLPIIQSNALGEVSSEVGIEGYIRVLSLGILSIFLLHQMSRFSFIFTYEKGISLIAIAFVILVGVQFFILGDKSFNLQGAVKYFFYFSFIIVSLFSAINHPEHTINTIVKISLILFVTVLIFYPYLIIESGIDPVSALLYNEHRLHFLLHASNEDAHFMTTFFLLALYKVRKYPVWILILSILFIVALIYNGTRSAFIIALILPILYFILYKRRFILSTIIAGVIFIVSFSYVSEYIEVKFEEDLRVFEQSEKVLSGKEVGGSFSYRIAHLWIPMLTYTTQESPIIGNGSNGWDIVAVNILNNKKIESPHNTFVWAYVNWGIIGVIGITLLLSIPFFSLIKLYMRSNGGKYQSLIIILICTWIEFFVWSMIANAYTVHGWVVLSLLIVLSVAVKYAVYNTFDHEKESQSLNYKYS, from the coding sequence ATGGATGGAATAGATAATTCAAAGAGTAGTCAAAGTTTTAATATAGCTTACAAACTATTACTAATATTATTACTCACAAGGTTCTTTTTGCCTATAATACAGTCTAACGCTTTAGGTGAAGTTAGTTCAGAAGTTGGTATTGAAGGCTATATAAGGGTATTGTCTTTAGGGATATTAAGTATATTTCTACTTCACCAAATGAGTCGGTTTTCATTTATCTTTACTTATGAAAAAGGGATTAGTTTGATTGCTATTGCCTTTGTTATATTGGTAGGAGTACAGTTTTTTATATTAGGTGATAAAAGCTTCAACTTACAGGGTGCTGTAAAGTATTTTTTCTATTTTTCGTTCATTATAGTATCTTTGTTTAGTGCAATTAATCATCCTGAGCATACTATAAATACAATAGTAAAAATATCGCTAATACTTTTTGTAACAGTACTTATTTTTTATCCTTATTTAATTATAGAGTCAGGTATTGATCCTGTGTCTGCACTTTTATACAATGAGCATCGCTTACATTTTTTATTACATGCTTCAAATGAAGATGCGCACTTCATGACAACTTTTTTTCTATTGGCCTTATATAAAGTACGTAAATACCCTGTTTGGATTCTAATACTTAGTATTCTTTTTATTGTAGCATTAATTTACAATGGTACGCGCTCAGCTTTTATAATTGCACTCATATTACCAATATTGTACTTTATCCTCTATAAAAGAAGGTTTATACTATCAACAATAATTGCTGGCGTTATTTTCATAGTAAGCTTTTCGTATGTATCTGAATATATAGAAGTCAAATTTGAAGAAGATTTAAGAGTATTCGAACAGTCAGAAAAAGTACTCTCGGGTAAAGAAGTAGGAGGGTCATTTTCATACCGTATAGCACATTTATGGATTCCAATGTTAACATATACTACTCAAGAATCTCCTATAATTGGTAATGGTAGTAACGGTTGGGATATAGTTGCAGTAAACATCCTAAACAATAAAAAAATAGAATCTCCTCACAATACATTTGTTTGGGCTTATGTAAATTGGGGCATTATTGGTGTAATCGGAATTACGTTACTACTATCTATTCCTTTCTTTTCCTTGATAAAGTTATATATGCGTAGCAATGGAGGAAAATATCAGTCTCTCATAATTATTTTAATTTGTACATGGATTGAATTCTTCGTTTGGTCAATGATTGCGAATGCATATACTGTACATGGATGGGTAGTATTGTCTTTATTGATTGTTTTATCAGTAGCAGTGAAGTATGCTGTCTACAACACTTTTGATCATGAAAAAGAATCTCAAAGTCTTAATTATAAGTACTCGTGA
- a CDS encoding glycosyltransferase codes for MAPIVLFVFKRLDHTLKVIEALKNCMEANDSILYIYSDAARTPEEKPVVEKLRSSLREIDGFKKVYLIERECNRGLAYNIIHGVSEVIKEEGKVIVLEDDIICSPYFLRYMNDCLDKYKECKDIFSISAYHPIVKNHKGTNIEVYKNPRNSSWGWGTWKDRWEKVDWEVLDFKNFIGNKRKRKEFNIGGEDLSWMLWKQMKGKLDSWSIRFTYAQYKNKAYTIYPVQSLVSNIGFDGSGSHSDVTDKYAVNLNVDSKKVSLPNKPEVCETLLSEFKTYYDLTFKKKLKKVILMDLLDGWNR; via the coding sequence ATGGCTCCAATTGTCCTATTTGTATTTAAAAGACTAGACCATACATTGAAAGTTATTGAAGCTTTAAAAAACTGTATGGAGGCAAATGATAGTATTTTATACATATACTCAGATGCAGCTCGTACACCTGAAGAGAAGCCCGTTGTGGAAAAATTAAGGAGCTCCCTTAGGGAAATTGATGGTTTTAAAAAAGTTTATCTTATTGAGAGAGAATGTAATAGGGGCTTAGCATATAATATTATTCATGGAGTATCTGAAGTAATTAAAGAAGAAGGGAAAGTAATTGTTCTGGAGGACGATATTATTTGTAGTCCATATTTTTTACGGTACATGAATGACTGTTTGGATAAATACAAAGAATGTAAAGATATATTTTCAATAAGTGCTTATCACCCTATTGTAAAAAACCATAAGGGCACTAATATAGAAGTTTACAAAAACCCTAGAAATTCTTCATGGGGTTGGGGAACATGGAAAGATAGATGGGAAAAAGTAGATTGGGAAGTCTTGGACTTCAAAAATTTTATTGGAAATAAAAGAAAAAGAAAAGAATTTAATATTGGAGGTGAAGATCTAAGCTGGATGCTTTGGAAGCAAATGAAAGGTAAACTTGACTCTTGGTCAATACGCTTTACTTATGCACAATACAAAAACAAAGCATATACTATTTACCCGGTACAATCACTTGTTTCAAATATTGGATTTGATGGTAGTGGAAGCCATAGTGATGTAACTGATAAATATGCAGTAAACTTAAACGTTGACTCTAAAAAAGTTTCGCTACCAAATAAGCCTGAGGTATGTGAAACATTGCTATCAGAGTTCAAAACATACTACGACTTGACTTTTAAAAAGAAATTGAAAAAAGTCATATTAATGGACCTTTTAGATGGATGGAATAGATAA
- a CDS encoding sulfotransferase domain-containing protein, translated as MRIEFAVIGGQKSGSTYIQSILAAHPQVFMPEGEIPYFEDPDYLEGGVQKLNELFKNQNSDLVWGIKRPNLLGSSQYASRLANEIGKAKLIVILRNPVVRLVSAYYHYMKDGFLPPLEFSKGIEKILNKDKSEYGRSPEVLEFGLYYKHLQEYFKYFSKDQILILLYDDLKNDKFKIIKKVYQFIGVDDSFNPNSVINKTPQKVIYSIKRQSFVRIANNLKYNYNSDRTRCHYKDQSFVEGVTCKLIKGIDKVILSNLFKNEKPKLNNQIHQKLYDYYKADIENLEKLINKDLTKWKYQSSKTLLVS; from the coding sequence ATGAGAATAGAGTTTGCAGTTATAGGAGGACAGAAATCAGGGTCTACTTACATTCAGAGTATATTAGCGGCTCACCCTCAGGTTTTTATGCCAGAGGGTGAAATCCCTTACTTTGAGGATCCTGATTATTTAGAAGGAGGGGTTCAAAAATTAAATGAACTCTTTAAAAACCAAAACAGTGATTTAGTTTGGGGAATTAAACGTCCTAATCTGCTCGGAAGCTCTCAATATGCATCAAGGTTAGCAAATGAAATAGGAAAAGCTAAACTAATAGTTATACTACGTAATCCAGTGGTGCGTCTTGTTTCAGCTTATTATCATTATATGAAAGATGGATTTTTACCTCCTTTGGAATTTTCTAAAGGAATAGAAAAAATACTAAACAAGGATAAAAGCGAATATGGGCGTAGCCCTGAAGTATTAGAGTTTGGTCTTTATTATAAGCATCTACAAGAGTATTTTAAATACTTCTCTAAAGACCAGATACTGATCCTTCTCTATGATGATTTAAAAAATGATAAATTTAAAATTATCAAAAAGGTCTATCAATTTATTGGAGTCGATGATTCGTTTAATCCTAATTCTGTAATTAATAAAACTCCACAAAAAGTAATTTACTCAATTAAGCGTCAAAGTTTTGTTAGAATAGCTAACAATTTAAAGTATAATTATAATTCGGACCGTACTAGATGTCATTATAAAGATCAATCTTTTGTAGAAGGTGTAACATGCAAATTAATAAAGGGAATAGATAAAGTTATACTTTCAAATTTATTCAAAAATGAGAAGCCTAAACTTAATAATCAGATCCACCAAAAACTATATGATTACTACAAAGCCGACATTGAAAATCTAGAAAAGCTGATTAATAAAGATTTAACTAAATGGAAATACCAATCCTCTAAAACCTTATTAGTCTCCTGA
- a CDS encoding flippase: MKSDMLQKVSANMSWLFFERLIMMAVTLAVGVYVARYLGPKLYGILNFGISFIALFIAIANLGLQNVLVKELVEHNEEHNSFMGSAFLMKLGGSLVLLLIVFCTSQLMTLDAATKIVVLIIGLGIVFKTFDIIGFFFQSKVLSKYEAIARTTSLLSISAIKVALIWLEAPLVYFALVYMIEHAITSVVLLFFYKKQGNSLFRWQFSKKKIFYLLEECWPIIITGLVVSVHMKVDQVMINQMLGDEEVGYYAAAAKISDVWYFIPIIIMSSVFPVIVKTKAQSEKRFKEQLHMLYDIMVILSLSVAIPFSFLSDWFIELLYGPEYLMTGKVLSIHIWSAVFGFLNVVRGKWAVIEKQQKFGVFIQGSGAFVNVFLNLFLIPTYGIIGAAMATLITLALNVVIAPLFINKHYRGQVRLIIQSLNLFSLVPRVIKQIRVMFKDTEDYSVANR, encoded by the coding sequence ATGAAAAGCGATATGCTGCAAAAAGTTTCTGCTAATATGTCTTGGTTGTTTTTTGAACGCTTGATAATGATGGCTGTTACATTAGCAGTAGGGGTGTATGTAGCTCGTTATTTAGGTCCTAAACTATATGGAATCTTAAACTTTGGTATCAGCTTTATAGCCCTTTTTATTGCTATTGCAAATTTAGGCCTACAAAATGTATTGGTTAAAGAGTTAGTAGAGCACAATGAGGAACATAACAGTTTTATGGGAAGTGCTTTTCTTATGAAACTAGGGGGGAGTTTGGTTTTACTCTTAATAGTGTTTTGTACTAGTCAATTAATGACATTAGATGCCGCTACAAAAATAGTAGTCTTAATTATTGGGTTGGGGATTGTGTTTAAGACATTTGATATAATAGGCTTCTTTTTTCAGTCTAAAGTACTTTCCAAATATGAGGCGATTGCTAGAACAACCTCATTGTTAAGTATTTCAGCTATCAAAGTAGCACTTATATGGCTTGAAGCACCTTTGGTATACTTTGCATTAGTATACATGATAGAGCATGCTATTACTTCAGTAGTACTTCTTTTCTTTTACAAAAAACAAGGCAATAGCCTTTTTAGATGGCAGTTCAGTAAGAAAAAAATTTTTTACTTATTAGAAGAATGTTGGCCTATTATTATTACAGGGTTAGTAGTATCAGTGCATATGAAAGTTGATCAAGTTATGATTAATCAGATGTTAGGAGATGAGGAAGTGGGATATTATGCTGCTGCAGCAAAAATTTCAGATGTATGGTACTTTATTCCTATTATTATTATGAGTTCTGTATTCCCTGTAATTGTTAAAACAAAAGCGCAATCTGAAAAAAGGTTTAAGGAGCAATTGCATATGCTCTACGATATAATGGTTATTCTTTCTTTAAGTGTAGCCATCCCTTTTTCTTTTCTATCAGACTGGTTCATTGAGTTACTTTATGGTCCAGAATACCTTATGACAGGTAAGGTGTTATCTATACATATATGGTCAGCGGTATTTGGTTTTTTAAATGTGGTTCGAGGGAAGTGGGCAGTAATTGAAAAACAGCAAAAATTTGGCGTCTTTATTCAGGGTAGTGGTGCATTTGTGAATGTTTTCTTAAACCTATTTTTAATACCTACATACGGCATAATTGGTGCCGCTATGGCAACTCTTATTACACTTGCACTAAACGTAGTTATTGCGCCACTTTTTATTAATAAACATTATAGAGGGCAAGTAAGACTAATTATTCAATCTCTTAACCTCTTTAGTCTTGTACCAAGAGTTATAAAGCAGATTAGAGTAATGTTTAAAGATACTGAAGACTATAGCGTAGCTAATCGTTGA
- a CDS encoding GumC family protein, with amino-acid sequence MKRNLLEDNLNFKVIIQSCVNKWYYFVISLIVTTTFALVYLKTTSPVYEVVASVKLSDRQSQPKLEAETAALASLGGTPEVDDEIGLLSSFFMVEKAISQLDFTTSYFHERSFFGIDHSEELYNRIGVYLDFANVQPINVPIYLTRIDEQQLQVRIDADDVQLYNMLDDKMEEEVLEELELLKVININDTLESQFVKFVVDSKSISHMDVGENYYFIIRTKDDVIKHYYENLEVVKLTEDSNIIEVSTSGSVIEKEIDFINTLIKSYIDFDLATKNQYGVKTIQFIDNQLSVVSDSLKTAESNLQEYRTTNNVVDIGMQSERLTKRLSDLEVQEEKLRIQYEYYKNMAQYLSNDPSFDNVIAPASVGIDDPLLSNLIIELSQLNREKVSIEYSSNTNNPVLKVINRKIDNAREALKENVDNQIKSTQLALSEVKRNIQTIERQFNKLPQSERNLVDIQRKFTLNNNVYNYLLQKKAEAGIAIAANVSDKMLIDEARKISDKPVSPNPLKALFLAVFSGLFFPLGFILIKDMFNENVSSVEDLQRVANVPVLEVIPLEKKKNKKQFISKDPVISESFKFARLHLTRFFEGNEGKIIGVTSSEEGEGKTYCTAHLGTSFALSGRKTLIVSSDLHRPKLNNYFNVKPVPGISDYLADKANLQEVIQKTQIADLEMLSPGSVNYTDPSGLLESKKFHDLLNSLKHKYQYIIIDTPPIGYIADYLFMEPLFDVNILIARQKLTSISVYQSTVKMLEKREVKNLYVIYNGVGTSTDNDYGYRKNITSYHKV; translated from the coding sequence ATGAAAAGAAACCTTCTAGAAGACAATCTTAACTTTAAGGTAATTATTCAAAGCTGTGTCAATAAGTGGTATTATTTTGTTATTTCTTTAATTGTTACTACTACTTTCGCTTTGGTATATCTAAAGACTACCTCTCCGGTATATGAAGTTGTTGCATCTGTTAAGTTAAGTGATAGACAAAGCCAACCTAAGTTAGAAGCTGAAACAGCTGCATTGGCATCTCTTGGTGGGACACCTGAAGTTGATGATGAAATAGGACTGTTATCTTCATTTTTTATGGTTGAAAAAGCTATTTCTCAATTAGATTTTACTACTAGTTATTTTCATGAACGAAGTTTCTTTGGCATAGATCATTCAGAAGAATTGTACAATAGAATAGGTGTTTATTTGGATTTTGCTAATGTACAACCTATTAATGTCCCTATTTATTTAACGAGAATTGATGAACAGCAACTTCAAGTACGGATAGATGCTGATGATGTGCAGCTTTACAATATGCTTGATGATAAGATGGAAGAAGAGGTTCTTGAAGAATTAGAGTTACTAAAAGTTATTAATATCAATGACACGTTAGAAAGTCAATTTGTGAAATTTGTAGTTGATAGTAAAAGTATTTCTCATATGGATGTAGGTGAGAATTATTATTTTATTATCCGTACAAAAGATGATGTTATAAAACATTACTATGAAAATTTAGAAGTCGTTAAACTTACTGAAGATTCTAATATTATTGAAGTTTCGACTTCAGGGTCAGTAATAGAAAAGGAGATAGACTTCATAAATACACTTATAAAGTCATATATAGACTTTGACTTGGCAACTAAGAATCAATATGGAGTTAAGACAATACAGTTTATCGATAATCAACTATCGGTCGTTTCTGACTCTCTTAAAACTGCTGAAAGCAATCTGCAAGAATATCGTACCACAAATAATGTCGTAGATATAGGCATGCAATCGGAGCGCCTTACTAAACGTTTAAGTGACTTAGAGGTGCAAGAAGAAAAATTAAGAATACAGTACGAGTATTATAAAAATATGGCTCAATATCTAAGCAACGATCCTAGCTTTGATAATGTAATTGCTCCTGCCTCTGTGGGTATAGACGACCCGCTATTAAGTAACTTAATAATTGAGCTATCACAGTTAAATAGAGAAAAAGTATCCATAGAGTATAGTTCAAATACAAACAATCCTGTTTTAAAGGTAATAAATAGAAAGATAGATAATGCAAGAGAGGCATTAAAAGAAAACGTGGACAATCAGATTAAGTCTACTCAATTAGCTCTTAGTGAAGTAAAGAGAAATATACAAACTATAGAGAGACAGTTTAATAAGCTCCCTCAAAGTGAAAGAAATTTAGTAGATATTCAAAGAAAGTTTACACTGAATAATAATGTTTATAATTATTTGCTACAAAAGAAAGCAGAAGCAGGTATTGCTATAGCAGCTAACGTAAGTGATAAAATGCTAATAGATGAGGCAAGAAAAATTAGCGATAAGCCTGTATCACCTAACCCTTTGAAAGCATTATTCTTGGCTGTTTTTTCTGGTTTATTTTTTCCGTTAGGTTTTATCCTAATAAAGGATATGTTTAATGAAAATGTTAGTAGTGTTGAAGACTTGCAAAGAGTTGCTAATGTTCCGGTGTTAGAAGTTATTCCTTTAGAAAAGAAAAAAAACAAAAAGCAATTTATCTCTAAAGACCCAGTTATTAGTGAAAGTTTTAAGTTTGCACGTTTACATTTGACTAGATTTTTTGAGGGAAATGAAGGCAAAATTATAGGAGTAACCTCATCCGAAGAAGGAGAAGGAAAGACTTATTGTACTGCACATTTAGGAACTTCGTTTGCTTTGTCTGGTAGAAAGACATTAATAGTGTCAAGTGACCTACATCGTCCTAAGCTCAATAATTATTTCAATGTAAAACCAGTTCCGGGTATATCTGATTATCTAGCAGATAAAGCAAATTTGCAGGAGGTTATTCAAAAGACACAAATTGCTGATTTGGAAATGTTAAGTCCAGGTAGTGTTAACTATACTGACCCCTCTGGGTTATTGGAGAGTAAAAAGTTTCATGACCTACTTAACTCTCTTAAACACAAGTATCAATATATTATTATTGATACTCCTCCTATTGGCTATATAGCAGACTATCTGTTCATGGAGCCTTTATTTGATGTAAACATATTGATTGCAAGACAAAAGCTCACTTCTATATCTGTATATCAGTCTACAGTTAAGATGCTCGAAAAAAGAGAAGTAAAGAATCTGTATGTAATTTACAACGGTGTAGGTACCTCTACAGACAATGACTATGGATACAGAAAAAACATAACCTCGTACCACAAAGTATGA
- a CDS encoding glycosyltransferase, with amino-acid sequence MQPLYNDNSLFVSVIIPVFNDSYRLKLCLQALKNQVIYNTQFDYEVIVVDNNSTENIEGLCGEYGARYIFESAKGSYAARNKGVSVAKGPFLAFTDSDCIPDTNWLESGLSKLAIHPEIGLLGGSIKLFTNNTNLTLGDIFDLSFAFPQKHYVNHNHFAATANMFTRTEVFHKVGMFASSMYSGGDYEWGRRVFFAGYKQHFSGNTIVKHPTRSSIKEIIRKSYRVNRNYNTKLQNDRTKNIRLFKYILELLAFPLAITSSIKKVKSSSILDQLSIWQKVKLVTLLICIYYVKTYAKIKEWIMLKLN; translated from the coding sequence ATGCAGCCGCTATATAATGACAATTCATTGTTTGTTTCAGTAATAATACCTGTCTTCAATGACTCTTACCGCCTTAAACTGTGTTTACAAGCTTTAAAGAATCAAGTTATATATAATACCCAATTTGATTATGAAGTTATTGTAGTAGATAATAACTCTACTGAAAATATTGAAGGTCTCTGTGGTGAATATGGCGCCCGATACATATTTGAATCTGCCAAAGGATCATATGCAGCTAGAAATAAAGGAGTGAGTGTTGCAAAGGGACCATTTCTTGCTTTTACTGATTCAGATTGCATACCAGATACAAATTGGCTTGAGTCAGGTCTTTCTAAATTAGCGATCCATCCTGAAATTGGCTTACTTGGAGGTAGCATCAAACTATTTACGAATAATACAAACCTAACTTTAGGCGATATTTTCGATTTGAGCTTTGCCTTTCCTCAAAAACACTATGTAAATCACAACCATTTTGCAGCCACTGCAAATATGTTTACAAGAACAGAGGTTTTTCACAAAGTTGGCATGTTTGCAAGTAGCATGTATTCTGGAGGCGATTATGAGTGGGGGCGGAGAGTATTTTTTGCTGGCTATAAACAACACTTCTCAGGTAATACAATTGTTAAACACCCTACTCGTAGCTCAATTAAAGAAATAATAAGAAAAAGTTATAGAGTAAATAGAAACTATAATACGAAGCTTCAAAATGACAGGACAAAAAATATTCGTTTGTTCAAGTACATACTTGAGCTGCTTGCATTTCCTTTAGCAATAACAAGCTCAATAAAGAAAGTAAAATCTTCAAGTATTTTAGATCAACTTTCAATATGGCAAAAAGTAAAACTTGTCACACTATTGATCTGTATATATTACGTCAAGACATATGCAAAAATCAAAGAATGGATAATGCTAAAGCTGAATTAA